tatccaTAAATTTGCTTGAAATTTGCTGTGCTACAACTAGTCTACACTATTCCTTTACTTTCCCATGTATGGGAAATACATGGAAAAAACAACCTACTAGACCAAGAAGACATTTGAGAACATGAGGGCTCAGCTGCCAAAACAACCAGAAGTTAGTGAGATTGTACCTGAATATTTCCATGATCACTCGGGTGCAGCAGAAAGTAAACCTCTTGTAAAGTTGTCAGTTGAGTCTTGCTACTAAATTTTAACACTTCTGAAATGATTAATTCAGCAAAAATGGTTTTAGGAAACCCCAAATTTCCTGTTCCTATGGCtggaaatgcaattgatttcaaGGATAAGCTCTCAGtgatttccaaacattttctgaTTATGTCTCCCATGATCTGAAAGGCACAAAGCACAACTTTATGCATCTTTCCTAGAATTGGGAGTCAgaacaaaaaggacaaaaatttaGCAACTTTGACCGTGATCTCTGTCTACTCCTCCGCTTTCAACAGAGGTGAAGGGCAgtcaaaaaaaggagagaagagtatAGGAGctgatgaggaaaagaaaaagagaacatcagAGGCCCTCCAAAAAGATCCAAACTTACTCAGCAATGAAGATAAGAAGCAGGGCAAAAACTGTTCTAATCCTTCATCCTCTTCCATTCTCCATGCCCTCGCCTTGCTATCCCCACTGAGGACGCGCCATTTTCCATACCTCTTAATGAGCCCCAATAATGACTGGGCGCTATAATCAATTTATATTATTAACCAGTCTTCAGAAGTCAGCTAgggctaaaacaaaacaaaacaaaacaaaaaacaaaacagcccaaATGATAGAACCTGCTGAGAATGTGACAGAGAGGCAAGCTACATTACCCTGAGAGGAGGGTCCAGAGGGCTACCCAATTTCCTAGAGAACCTAACTCTTGGCCCACCTTGTATGAAGATGTGCTGTCATCTCTCCAGTTCGGAGCCACCACGTGAAGCACACGGCGGCAGTGCAGACTGTGTCCGCTGGTTTGGAGAACTGTGCCCATGCCAACAATTGCCATTTGTCCGACAATGTTCAATTCCTCCTGGAGCTTTGGCCCAGCTTTTGCCAGGAGGGCCTGAGAAAGGGGCCCTCTATTAAGCTCAAGATCCATGGGAATGGAGTTGACAAGAACATCAGCCTTAAAGAGAAAGCCAACAATTTGTCTCAGATGCTAACAAAAAGCATTCATCAAGGAGGACTATGTTTGAGCCACATGCTTGGCACGATGAGGGGGAAACTAAGATGATTAATTTCAGAGGTTGAAATGCCATCCAAGGCAAAGGGTTACTAGAAGCTTATTTAATTAACACTCTAGGACAACAGAGAGCTGTCaaaaagcaatatataaataGTATGGGGTCACTGAagcagcacagaggaagtgactTCTGGGGTCTAGAAAACGGGAATCCCTGCagcaggcagaggaagacaggaCAGTCATCTGGGAGGGGGCCAGCATGAACATAAGCCCGGTACGTTTGAGCTGTGAGCAGATTGGTTGGACCTGATAGAGACTTTCTAAATCAGGCTAGATTAAGGCaccaagagaagagaggagagggaatgtGACCAAGCGATGTTCACAGCTGCCCCGCATGGGTCACTGAGGAGTAACGTGGCTCACCCTGGTTCAGCGCCATTGACAAGATTCCTGTCCTCTGCCCTCAtcaaatattctaatttttctgtATCTGCTCTCTGTAAATTTGACAGGAAATTAACCTTAGATTTGCCAAAATATGACAGGTATAAAGGCACTGAAAAAGTATAAATGTGTAAGTGGTGAGGATAAGTGTAAATGTAAGATCTTCCTGTGGGTTTTCACATTTACCGAAGACCTAGCGATCTGAATACACTTGCAGTCCCCACGGTTAACTGGCCAATCGCTGTTAGTAAATGCCTCAATGAAGCAGCCCAGTTTTCTGAGGAAACCGGTTTTGAGGCCGGGAGGGCAGgcatgggattctttccctcGATCCTAATCTTCCTTTGGCAACAGGCTAACTGGAGTCACAGCACCTTGGTGGGTGTTCTGTAGGTAGGGACACTCACCGTAGCACTCTGCACATCCCCTTTCACCAGCAGGAGCCTCAGATTTCCCTGGGACAATGACATTTGTCCGTTTCCATGAACTGTTACCAAGCTGGGCTGGACTGCTGTGGGTAAACTGGGCAGCGAAGCGGCAACAGACAGGGAGTCTTCAAATACAGTTTTCACTGTCTCTGCAAAGGCCTCCACAGCCTTCTCTGCTGTATCCACAAGGTAAATCTCTTTCAAGGTATTTCCATCCTGGTTAAGCTGGAAGTTTTTCTTGATAGCCAAAACAATAGTCTTCACACACCGGGCTAAGGGAAAGCCAAAGACTCCAGAGCTGATAGCAGGGATGGCTATGGATCGGTACTTGTATTTTGCAGCCAAATGGAGACTTTCTTCTATAGCTTTCTTTAACTGGAGCACACACTTCAGGGCCTCATCTCCCTTCCACTTGGGCCCCACGGCATGAATCACATGCCGGTATGGGAGCTTTCCTGCTTTGGAGATGACGGCACGGCCAGGGGGGATCTTGCCCATCTTCTTCGCTATCTGGTCACAGTCTGCTTGGAGCTCAGGGCCAGCTGCTTTAGAAAGAGCAGCCGCTAGGCCGCCAGAGAGCTTCAGGTCCTCATTTGCAGTGCTCACCACCACTTCCACAGGAAACTGTGTCAAGTCGCCCTGTTGCACAATCAGAGAGACTCCAGGGGCCAGCTCTGCCCGAGAAGAGCACTTCTGTCCGTCAGTGccacctccctccttcttccctccgtTCTCCTGTAGTTCAATGAAACATCCAAATAACCGTTTGACTTCACTTTTATAATACTGTGCTTTCTCCTGGAAGAACTGGCTGACTCCTGGCTTATCAATATGGATGCTTTCAACACAGATGGATTCCCAGGCTTGCTTGATGATGTGCATGCTGTCCAGGACTTTAGCCTTTGGGCCAATTagtaaaatgcctttttttttattctcagcaTTGAAAATTACTTGAACAtttgtcttctttatcttttgccagaatggctttttttctgtcttcaaataATCAATGATTATGGAAGGCTCTATTTCAACCAATCTCTCTATTTTCGTGTGTTCTTCCACAAAGTCAAAAAGCAAGCTATAGGTTTCATTCACTTCTCTCACACAGCCTGCAATGATAACCTCAGCTTTGGTTCCTGAAGTTAACTCATCGATTATTACAGTCTTTGACGAGGAATTATGTTTCTTATGCAATCTGCGAGTGAGCCCTTTCCATTTCTTGCCATTAAGAATGTCCTTGTCCTCAATGTCTATGCGCTTAGAACTTAAGGCACTGACCATTTGCTTTTCAGCATCTAATAGGACTTCAGAGAAATAGCTGGTTAGAAGAACAGCTGTACCCTCTAGCTCATAAACAGCAAGAATTTTCTGTGCTATAAAAAGAGACTTAGAGAATTCTGTACAGTCTACTTTTtgcaaaaattgaaaaatctcGGGGGGAAGCTGGATGTTTTTTTGAGCCATGGTGTacatctttttctgtatttcacaCTTTGCTTTATACACATCTGTGCGGAGTCCTTTGAAGCTCATGTGTTGAGAAGCTTCATCATAAGACATCTCCATCTCTGGGCACTCAGTGTGGAGACGCTCCAGGATGCCACTGTGACACAAAAGAGAATACCTTCCTGGAGCAATGGCCACTTTTTCCTTTacactttgctcttcttttttaattttttgaattgtACTTTCTATTAATTCCTTGATTTGTGGCTCAATATTCTGTACATCCTCTGATTTCCCCACTAGGGTTACAACCCCCATAAGTGTATCAAATTCAGTCAAAATCCTGTCGTCTTCTAAACTATTTTTTATGGTGTCCCACACTATGGGATCCACTTTCAATGGGGTGACTTTATATTTAGACCTGATGCTAGAGAATGCTGTGGAAACATCTTTCCGCCAAGTCCTGATCCTTAGTCTACCTAGACTGAATAATGTGGTTGCAGGTCTGATGGTAACTTCACCACTGAGTTCGGACCACATTAGTTCAGAGTGACAACGCCTCACTTCTTCATTTATCTCATCCATCAGATGGTGCTTTTTCTTCAAGAATCTCCATAAGGGAAGATCTAACGATTCTCTGAATGGTGCTGGAAGCTTAATCAGAGGTTTTTCCTTTCCGTACAAGGCCGTGCCCAAAGAGGCATAGTACGGAAACACAGAGAGCGGCATATTACTGAGGTCAAGTTTCTTGGTCGTGATGGTGTGTAACacttaaaaggaaagaaacaaataaagtaaTCCCAGAGTAATGtatttcaagtgaaaaaaaaaaatcttttctattagaggaaaaaaaagcctcGTGTTTGTAGAACTTTGATGTTATAACATGCTATTAAAAAGCATGTTATTATGCTCAAATATAAATAGATTTGTATTAATACTGCATAGGTATCCCTTGTTTAATGGAATACTTTCCAACCAAGATCACCCTATGGTGAAATTCTGCTTAAGCAAAttctatcttctttttattttattttatttttaagtaatctctacacccatcatagGTCTCAAACTTatagccctgagatcaagagtcgcgtgccccactgattgagccagccaggcacccctctattttctgttttctggtaaCACTGATATATCACCACCAGATTAACAAATAGATAAGAATTTGTTCACAAGTATGGGGGCAATGTTTGGTCCCAGTGTAAAGAATGTTCTGGTGCTGAAAGCAAAGCTCACGTAAGAATCATGCTATTTGCTGCTTCTTATACAGTCTCACAATTTTAGGCTTCATAGATGATTTAGATTCCATTAATACCTCTAAGAGGGGGAGCATAATAATAATTACCATAGCTTACCATGTGTCAGACAccattttaagtgctttacatatatttatttatttaatcctcacaataaccctttgAGATAGAGAcactattattatcatccctaTTTACAAATGATAAACTGATGCTAGGAAAGGTTAGAGAACTCAAATAGGGTCATCTAATATTAGTATTATCTAAGATTTGAGCCAGTGTCTAACTCTCAAGCCAATGCTCCTGCTCCTTTACCAGGGGTTCCAAAGAGGATCACCTCCTAGTCATTAGAAAGCCCAACCCCaaggattctgattcagtaggttctGAACCTCCCCTTGTCCCTGCTATGACCCCCTCTCCTGCCACTTCTACTGGGAAAGTTCCTagggtgggatgtgtgtgtgtgtgtgtgtgtgtgtgtgtgtgtgtgtctgtgtgtgtgtgtgtgtatgggtgggtACTCTTCTTCCCAAAGCCCCTCTTCATTTTGTGTTAGTTATTAGATGGGCACAAGAGGTCTAAGAAGGAAGGGAATTAGAATGAACTCCAGTAACAAGTTGAATTAAAATGGCATCCTTGTATAAAggtgttaaaaataatttccccttGTGCATGATTGTCTCTTAGGCCTGGAGCCAGACATCATGAAAAGGATGTGGCCTTCAGAGGTCATTACACATAATATGAACTTCCCAACATGGCTTTGTGCAGGATCCAAGCCTGGGCAGGATCACTAACgtgatcaaaaagacaagaaataacaagcattggcaaggatgtggagaaaaaggaaccttcatgtactgttggtaggaatgtaaattggtgaagccaatgtggaaaacagtattgagatTCCTCAAAACATAAAACATAGAAAGACCAGACAGTCCAGTAATTCTACTAATGGGTATTTActgaaaccaaacaaacaaacaaaaaaccctactaattaaaaagatacatgtaccactatgtttatggcagcattatttacaatagccaagatatggaaacaacctaagtggccactgacagatgaatggattaagaagatgtgattatacacacacacacacacacacacacacacacacacacacacacacacgatggaatattaatTAGCCGTAAAAAACAATGagctcttgccatttgtgacaacacggacggacctagaaggtattgtgctaagtgaaataagtcagagaaagacaaataccatatgatttcacttttatgtggagtctaaaaaacaaaacaaatgggagcacctaggtggctcatgtcatgatctcatggtttgtgagttggagccccacatcaggctctcttctgtccccctctctctgcccctcccttgcttgtactctcccaaaaataaataaaatacttgaaaaacaaaacaaatgaacaaacaagcagacccataaatacagagaacaaaaaacTGATGATTGCCAAGGGGAAGTGGGttggaggatgggcaaaatggataaaggggagtgggagatacattCCAGCTACAGAAtcagtaagtcacagggatgaaaggt
The DNA window shown above is from Neofelis nebulosa isolate mNeoNeb1 chromosome 5, mNeoNeb1.pri, whole genome shotgun sequence and carries:
- the PARP14 gene encoding protein mono-ADP-ribosyltransferase PARP14 isoform X1, which encodes MAVSGSVPLLVEGSWGPDPPKNLSTKLQMYFQSPKRSGGGECEVRQEPGSPGRFLVFFHRQDVRQKVLEKKNHELIWPGKGTFKLTVQLPTAPDKVQDAFEEEIPTKEPEGKEHVKEPDVSEELDTKLSLNRRSEKVEDTSEECENISSLVAFENLKANVTDIMLTLLVENISGLSNADFQVEVIRDFDVAVVTFQKCIDAVKFVDDCARHHSVKQLQLSPRLLEVTKTIRVENLPPGADDYNLKCLFENPLYGGGRIARIQCLPEESSALIEFFDKKVLHTITTKKLDLSNMPLSVFPYYASLGTALYGKEKPLIKLPAPFRESLDLPLWRFLKKKHHLMDEINEEVRRCHSELMWSELSGEVTIRPATTLFSLGRLRIRTWRKDVSTAFSSIRSKYKVTPLKVDPIVWDTIKNSLEDDRILTEFDTLMGVVTLVGKSEDVQNIEPQIKELIESTIQKIKKEEQSVKEKVAIAPGRYSLLCHSGILERLHTECPEMEMSYDEASQHMSFKGLRTDVYKAKCEIQKKMYTMAQKNIQLPPEIFQFLQKVDCTEFSKSLFIAQKILAVYELEGTAVLLTSYFSEVLLDAEKQMVSALSSKRIDIEDKDILNGKKWKGLTRRLHKKHNSSSKTVIIDELTSGTKAEVIIAGCVREVNETYSLLFDFVEEHTKIERLVEIEPSIIIDYLKTEKKPFWQKIKKTNVQVIFNAENKKKGILLIGPKAKVLDSMHIIKQAWESICVESIHIDKPGVSQFFQEKAQYYKSEVKRLFGCFIELQENGGKKEGGGTDGQKCSSRAELAPGVSLIVQQGDLTQFPVEVVVSTANEDLKLSGGLAAALSKAAGPELQADCDQIAKKMGKIPPGRAVISKAGKLPYRHVIHAVGPKWKGDEALKCVLQLKKAIEESLHLAAKYKYRSIAIPAISSGVFGFPLARCVKTIVLAIKKNFQLNQDGNTLKEIYLVDTAEKAVEAFAETVKTVFEDSLSVAASLPSLPTAVQPSLVTVHGNGQMSLSQGNLRLLLVKGDVQSATADVLVNSIPMDLELNRGPLSQALLAKAGPKLQEELNIVGQMAIVGMGTVLQTSGHSLHCRRVLHVVAPNWRDDSTSSYKIMGDIIRKCLEITESLSLKSIAFPAIGTGNLGFPKTIFAELIISEVLKFSSKTQLTTLQEVYFLLHPSDHGNIQAFSDEFARRTNGNFVSDKIPKAEDKQVFYGTGFSPDVGMHEMMIGPIIFQVAFGDITKEEADMIVNSTSKTFNLKAGVSKAILECAGQNVEMECSRQVQKGNSDYIITEGGLLRCKNIVHVIGGNDVKRSISYVLQECEKRNYSSICLPAIGTGNAKQDPGMVADAIIDAIEDFIQKGFVWSVKKVKVVIFMPHLLDVFWASMKKREPSLTSPQQSLPSKLTSFMGSSSQSPQKQNPLVLKKKTESASFQVCGENVKCVENALTWIQDLITKELCPYTNEDECIKDFNEKEYQKLNELQENLNIAICLDSKRPLIEVFGIGKDLTEARNAIEEMIKRIRLAKEQKSQADFISEFVEWQYYDKDTFHSFKKIINLQLENARKAKKRIAVVKVNHQTYTVDLCKYSAIDAGGRSLPVRRLMKSEVGIPEHWSDMKQQDVCVVELQPGHAEYDTVASKFNQTCSHFYIEKIERIQNPDLWNSYQTKKKAMDAKYGHKNNEKQLFHGTDVDSVPHVNRNGFNRSYAGKNAVAYGKGTYFAVNARYSASDTYSRPDKNGKKHMYYVRVLTGTYTRGNQSLIVPPPKSPDNPTDLYDTVTDCVHNPGLFVVFYDYQAYPEYLITFTY
- the PARP14 gene encoding protein mono-ADP-ribosyltransferase PARP14 isoform X3, with amino-acid sequence MLTLLVENISGLSNADFQVEVIRDFDVAVVTFQKCIDAVKFVDDCARHHSVKQLQLSPRLLEVTKTIRVENLPPGADDYNLKCLFENPLYGGGRIARIQCLPEESSALIEFFDKKVLHTITTKKLDLSNMPLSVFPYYASLGTALYGKEKPLIKLPAPFRESLDLPLWRFLKKKHHLMDEINEEVRRCHSELMWSELSGEVTIRPATTLFSLGRLRIRTWRKDVSTAFSSIRSKYKVTPLKVDPIVWDTIKNSLEDDRILTEFDTLMGVVTLVGKSEDVQNIEPQIKELIESTIQKIKKEEQSVKEKVAIAPGRYSLLCHSGILERLHTECPEMEMSYDEASQHMSFKGLRTDVYKAKCEIQKKMYTMAQKNIQLPPEIFQFLQKVDCTEFSKSLFIAQKILAVYELEGTAVLLTSYFSEVLLDAEKQMVSALSSKRIDIEDKDILNGKKWKGLTRRLHKKHNSSSKTVIIDELTSGTKAEVIIAGCVREVNETYSLLFDFVEEHTKIERLVEIEPSIIIDYLKTEKKPFWQKIKKTNVQVIFNAENKKKGILLIGPKAKVLDSMHIIKQAWESICVESIHIDKPGVSQFFQEKAQYYKSEVKRLFGCFIELQENGGKKEGGGTDGQKCSSRAELAPGVSLIVQQGDLTQFPVEVVVSTANEDLKLSGGLAAALSKAAGPELQADCDQIAKKMGKIPPGRAVISKAGKLPYRHVIHAVGPKWKGDEALKCVLQLKKAIEESLHLAAKYKYRSIAIPAISSGVFGFPLARCVKTIVLAIKKNFQLNQDGNTLKEIYLVDTAEKAVEAFAETVKTVFEDSLSVAASLPSLPTAVQPSLVTVHGNGQMSLSQGNLRLLLVKGDVQSATADVLVNSIPMDLELNRGPLSQALLAKAGPKLQEELNIVGQMAIVGMGTVLQTSGHSLHCRRVLHVVAPNWRDDSTSSYKIMGDIIRKCLEITESLSLKSIAFPAIGTGNLGFPKTIFAELIISEVLKFSSKTQLTTLQEVYFLLHPSDHGNIQAFSDEFARRTNGNFVSDKIPKAEDKQVFYGTGFSPDVGMHEMMIGPIIFQVAFGDITKEEADMIVNSTSKTFNLKAGVSKAILECAGQNVEMECSRQVQKGNSDYIITEGGLLRCKNIVHVIGGNDVKRSISYVLQECEKRNYSSICLPAIGTGNAKQDPGMVADAIIDAIEDFIQKGFVWSVKKVKVVIFMPHLLDVFWASMKKREPSLTSPQQSLPSKLTSFMGSSSQSPQKQNPLVLKKKTESASFQVCGENVKCVENALTWIQDLITKELCPYTNEDECIKDFNEKEYQKLNELQENLNIAICLDSKRPLIEVFGIGKDLTEARNAIEEMIKRIRLAKEQKSQADFISEFVEWQYYDKDTFHSFKKIINLQLENARKAKKRIAVVKVNHQTYTVDLCKYSAIDAGGRSLPVRRLMKSEVGIPEHWSDMKQQDVCVVELQPGHAEYDTVASKFNQTCSHFYIEKIERIQNPDLWNSYQTKKKAMDAKYGHKNNEKQLFHGTDVDSVPHVNRNGFNRSYAGKNAVAYGKGTYFAVNARYSASDTYSRPDKNGKKHMYYVRVLTGTYTRGNQSLIVPPPKSPDNPTDLYDTVTDCVHNPGLFVVFYDYQAYPEYLITFTY
- the PARP14 gene encoding protein mono-ADP-ribosyltransferase PARP14 isoform X2, with amino-acid sequence MAVSGSVPLLVEGSWGPDPPKNLSTKLQMYFQSPKRSGGGECEVRQEPGSPGRFLVFFHRQDVRQKVLEKKNHELIWPGKGTFKLTVQLPTAPDKVQDAFEEEIPTKEPEGKEHVKEPDVSEELDTKLSLNRRSEKVEDTSEECENISSLVAFENLKANVTDIMLTLLVENISGLSNADFQVEVIRDFDVAVVTFQKCIDAVKFVDDCARHHSVKQLQLSPRLLEVTKTIRVENLPPGADDYNLKCLFENPLYGGGRIARIQCLPEESSALIEFFDKKVLHTITTKKLDLSNMPLSVFPYYASLGTALYGKEKPLIKLPAPFRESLDLPLWRFLKKKHHLMDEINEEVRRCHSELMWSELSGEVTIRPATTLFSLGRLRIRTWRKDVSTAFSSIRSKYKVTPLKVDPIVWDTIKNSLEDDRILTEFDTLMGVVTLVGKSEDVQNIEPQIKELIESTIQKIKKEEQSVKEKVAIAPGRYSLLCHSGILERLHTECPEMEMSYDEASQHMSFKGLRTDVYKAKCEIQKKMYTMAQKNIQLPPEIFQFLQKVDCTEFSKSLFIAQKILAVYELEGTAVLLTSYFSEVLLDAEKQMVSALSSKRIDIEDKDILNGKKWKGLTRRLHKKHNSSSKTVIIDELTSGTKAEVIIAGCVREVNETYSLLFDFVEEHTKIERLVEIEPSIIIDYLKTEKKPFWQKIKKTNVQVIFNAENKKKGILLIGPKAKVLDSMHIIKQAWESICVESIHIDKPGVSQFFQEKAQYYKSEVKRLFGCFIELQENGGKKEGGGTDGQKCSSRAELAPGVSLIVQQGDLTQFPVEVVVSTANEDLKLSGGLAAALSKAAGPELQADCDQIAKKMGKIPPGRAVISKAGKLPYRHVIHAVGPKWKGDEALKCVLQLKKAIEESLHLAAKYKYRSIAIPAISSGVFGFPLARCVKTIVLAIKKNFQLNQDGNTLKEIYLVDTAEKAVEAFAETVKTVFEDSLSVAASLPSLPTAVQPSLVTVHGNGQMSLSQGNLRLLLVKGDVQSATADVLVNSIPMDLELNRGPLSQALLAKAGPKLQEELNIVGQMAIVGMGTVLQTSGHSLHCRRVLHVVAPNWRDDSTSSYKIMGDIIRKCLEITESLSLKSIAFPAIGTGNLGFPKTIFAELIISEVLKFSSKTQLTTLQEVYFLLHPSDHGNIQAFSDEFARRTNGNFVSDKIPKAEDKQGVSKAILECAGQNVEMECSRQVQKGNSDYIITEGGLLRCKNIVHVIGGNDVKRSISYVLQECEKRNYSSICLPAIGTGNAKQDPGMVADAIIDAIEDFIQKGFVWSVKKVKVVIFMPHLLDVFWASMKKREPSLTSPQQSLPSKLTSFMGSSSQSPQKQNPLVLKKKTESASFQVCGENVKCVENALTWIQDLITKELCPYTNEDECIKDFNEKEYQKLNELQENLNIAICLDSKRPLIEVFGIGKDLTEARNAIEEMIKRIRLAKEQKSQADFISEFVEWQYYDKDTFHSFKKIINLQLENARKAKKRIAVVKVNHQTYTVDLCKYSAIDAGGRSLPVRRLMKSEVGIPEHWSDMKQQDVCVVELQPGHAEYDTVASKFNQTCSHFYIEKIERIQNPDLWNSYQTKKKAMDAKYGHKNNEKQLFHGTDVDSVPHVNRNGFNRSYAGKNAVAYGKGTYFAVNARYSASDTYSRPDKNGKKHMYYVRVLTGTYTRGNQSLIVPPPKSPDNPTDLYDTVTDCVHNPGLFVVFYDYQAYPEYLITFTY
- the PARP14 gene encoding protein mono-ADP-ribosyltransferase PARP14 isoform X4, with protein sequence MAVSGSVPLLVEGSWGPDPPKNLSTKLQMYFQSPKRSGGGECEVRQEPGSPGRFLVFFHRQDVRQKVLEKKNHELIWPGKGTFKLTVQLPTAPDKVQDAFEEEIPTKEPEGKEHVKEPDVSEELDTKLSLNRRSEKVEDTSEECENISSLVAFENLKANVTDIMLTLLVENISGLSNADFQVEVIRDFDVAVVTFQKCIDAVKFVDDCARHHSVKQLQLSPRLLEVTKTIRVENLPPGADDYNLKCLFENPLYGGGRIARIQCLPEESSALIEFFDKKVLHTITTKKLDLSNMPLSVFPYYASLGTALYGKEKPLIKLPAPFRESLDLPLWRFLKKKHHLMDEINEEVRRCHSELMWSELSGEVTIRPATTLFSLGRLRIRTWRKDVSTAFSSIRSKYKVTPLKVDPIVWDTIKNSLEDDRILTEFDTLMGVVTLVGKSEDVQNIEPQIKELIESTIQKIKKEEQSVKEKVAIAPGRYSLLCHSGILERLHTECPEMEMSYDEASQHMSFKGLRTDVYKAKCEIQKKMYTMAQKNIQLPPEIFQFLQKVDCTEFSKSLFIAQKILAVYELEGTAVLLTSYFSEVLLDAEKQMVSALSSKRIDIEDKDILNGKKWKGLTRRLHKKHNSSSKTVIIDELTSGTKAEVIIAGCVREVNETYSLLFDFVEEHTKIERLVEIEPSIIIDYLKTEKKPFWQKIKKTNVQVIFNAENKKKGILLIGPKAKVLDSMHIIKQAWESICVESIHIDKPGVSQFFQEKAQYYKSEVKRLFGCFIELQENGGKKEGGGTDGQKCSSRAELAPGVSLIVQQGDLTQFPVEVVVSTANEDLKLSGGLAAALSKAAGPELQADCDQIAKKMGKIPPGRAVISKAGKLPYRHVIHAVGPKWKGDEALKCVLQLKKAIEESLHLAAKYKYRSIAIPAISSGVFGFPLARCVKTIVLAIKKNFQLNQDGNTLKEIYLVDTAEKAVEAFAETVKTVFEDSLSVAASLPSLPTAVQPSLVTVHGNGQMSLSQGNLRLLLVKGDVQSATADVLVNSIPMDLELNRGPLSQALLAKAGPKLQEELNIVGQMAIVGMGTVLQTSGHSLHCRRVLHVVAPNWRDDSTSSYKIMGDIIRKCLEITESLSLKSIAFPAIGTGNLGFPKTIFAELIISEVLKFSSKTQLTTLQEVYFLLHPSDHGNIQAFSDEFARRTNGNFVSDKIPKAEDKQVFYGTGFSPDVGMHEMMIGPIIFQVAFGDITKEEADMIVNSTSKTFNLKAGVSKAILECAGQNVEMECSRQVQKGNSDYIITEGGLLRCKNIVHVIGGNDVKRSISYVLQECEKRNYSSICLPAIGTGNAKQDPGMVADAIIDAIEDFIQKGFVWSVKKVKVVIFMPHLLDVFWASMKKREPSLTSPQQSLPSKLTSFMGSSSQSPQKQNPLVLKKKTESASFQVCGENVKCVENALTWIQDLITKELCPYTNEDECIKDFNEKEYQKLNELQENLNIAICLDSKRPLIEVFGIGKDLTEARNAIEEMIKRIRLAKEQKSQADFISEFVEWQYYDKDTFHSFKKIINLQLENARKAKKRIAVVKVNHQTYTVDLCKYSAIDAGGRSLPVRRLMKSED